A single region of the Hippoglossus hippoglossus isolate fHipHip1 chromosome 17, fHipHip1.pri, whole genome shotgun sequence genome encodes:
- the LOC117778037 gene encoding calcium-activated potassium channel subunit beta-2-like, whose amino-acid sequence MFFVAGAKNTRGAVRGNERSSIYQKFREVDLLDKKKTVTALKPGEDRAILLGLGMILSSVMMYFVLGITILRSYADSVWTEEGVCVVRNSTVTADMNCSYNCGSDCWRVSKYPCLQVYVSVNNTGRVSRLSHNEETQDASSECFYVPRCQRDSVAMHTMIMNISERLKVNQQVPCYYDPSEQQETVLLTRLYDHSVVLHSLLWPSCMITGGVLIIVMVKLTQYLSRLCEEIGKIKR is encoded by the exons ATGTTCTTTGTGGCAGGGGCCAAAAATACAAGAGGCGCggtgagaggaaatgagaggag CTCAATCTACCAGAAATTTCGAGAGGTAGATTTATTAGACAAAAAGAAGACAGTGACAGCTCTAAAGCCTGGTGAAGATCGGGCCATTCTCCTGGGTCTGGGAATGATCCTCTCATCTGTCATGATGTACTTTGTCCTGGGGATCACCATATTACGCTCCTATGCAGACAG tgtgtggacagaggagggtgtgtgtgttgttcgcAACTCCACGGTCACGGCAGACATGAACTGTTCCTACAACTGTGGGTCAGACTGCTGGAGAGTCTCCAAATACCCCTGTCTGCAGGTCTACGTGAGCGTCAATAACACGGGCCGTGTCAGCCGTTTATCTCACAATGAAGAGACCCAGGACGCCAGCTCTGAA TGTTTCTATGTGCCCAGGTGCCAGAGGGACAGCGTGGCCATGCACACCATGATTATGAATATCTCCGAGCGCCTGAAGGTCAACCAGCAGGTCCCCTGTTACTACGACCCCTCCGAGCAGCAGGAGACCGTCCTCCTGACCCGGCTGTACGACCACAGCGTCGTCCTCCACTCGCTGCTCTGGCCCTCCTGCATGATCACAGGGGGGGTCCTCATCATCGTGATGGTGAAGCTCACACAGTACCTCTCCAGACTCTGTGAAGAGATTGGGAAGATCAAGAGGTGA